The proteins below are encoded in one region of Ignavibacteria bacterium:
- a CDS encoding acetyl-CoA C-acetyltransferase (Catalyzes the synthesis of acetoacetyl coenzyme A from two molecules of acetyl coenzyme A. It can also act as a thiolase, catalyzing the reverse reaction and generating two-carbon units from the four-carbon product of fatty acid oxidation) has protein sequence AVAKLLGLDAEKVNVNGGAVALGHPIGASGARILTTLLYEMKKRNSTYGLASLCIGGGEASALIVKQYGK, from the coding sequence TTGCAGTAGCAAAACTGCTCGGGCTTGACGCTGAAAAGGTAAACGTAAACGGCGGAGCCGTTGCACTCGGCCACCCTATAGGCGCGAGCGGCGCCCGCATACTGACAACACTTCTTTATGAAATGAAAAAACGTAATTCCACCTACGGACTTGCTTCGCTCTGCATCGGCGGCGGAGAGGCTTCTGCTTTAATTGTAAAGCAGTACGGCAAGTAA